The Athene noctua chromosome 31, bAthNoc1.hap1.1, whole genome shotgun sequence sequence AGGGGCACTAGGAAGTGCCATTGGGAAGGGACCCCAGTGCCAGGAAGGGACATTGGTTCTGGGAAGGGGCACTGAGAAGTGGCACCAGAAAGGGGCACCAGGAAGGGTCAGTGGTGccagggaggggcactgggaaGTGGCACCGGGAAGTGGCACCGGTGCCGGGAAGTggtgccaccagccccagcctggTCACCTTGTGGGAAGTGGCTCCGGTGCGAGGCCCTGCCCGGGGACCGATGCGGTCCCGGGCTGGGGGGCCCCGACACCTCGACACCAGCTCAGTCACGGCCTGGCACCCCTCTCAACCGCGGGCAGGCACCCCACGGGGGCTCTGCCCTAGGGGACACCCCCACCGTGGCAGGGGCGGGCTGGGAGaggtggggggcactgggggggtaaTGGGGTGGGGGAGTAACGGGGCGGGGGATATTGGGGGAGTAAtggggggatactgggggcaAATAATGgggtgggggatattgggggggtTATGAGGTAGGGGATATTTGGGGAAAGAAGGGGCGTATTGGGGTGTGATGgggtgggggatattggggggaaATAATGGGGTGAAGGATATTGGGGGGTAACAGTGGGGGCAATGGGGTGGGGAAGATTGGGGTGAGGGATAACTGGGTGGGGGGCACTAGGGTGGGGGGTTACAGGGTGGGGATAATGGGGGCAATGgggtgggggatattgggggggtGACTGGGTGGGGACAATGGAATGGGGGATATTGGAGGCAACTGGGGGGTAACGAGGGGGGATGtcgggggggggcactggggggctgTACCGCGGGTAACGGAGTGGGAGGGACCGGGGTGAAGGCCCGGGCCCCGCTCTCGCTCCTCCCCTGCttcctcccccctctcctccctccccttccccttctccccctccccttccccttctccccctcctcctcctctcccgcTTTCCCGCCCGCTTCCGCTTCCGCTTCCGCCGGAAGTCGCACCGCGGGCCCTGGTGACGTCATCGCGCCGCGCCGGCCGCGCGCTCCCGCCATGATCCGTGCGGGGGGCCCCGGCCTTGCCGCCGCCGTCAGGGCCTgggcccggggccggcccggggccgcgggggtgAGGACCGGGGCCGAGGACCGGGGCCGAGGGGTGGCCGGGAGGAGCCGGGGGGAGGCCGGAggccgccgccaccccccccgTCCTCTCCCCTCTGCTCACCGTCCCTCTCCCGCAGGTCTCGTccgtccccgccgccccccccgcggcccccgaGCCCCGCAGGGGTGAGTCCGCCGGGACAGTaaagcagggggtgggggggtgtgtccGTGGGACCGGTGTCGTCCTGGGGACATCGGGGACGGGCACGGTCTGGGTCAGGACAACCGGGACGGTGGGGTGGGTgtctgtggggcaggggacacTAGGGACAGGGGTGACAAGAGtctgggcagcagggacaggttTCTGTGGGGCCAGGGCCGTGGTGACATCCTGGGGACAGTGGGGAAGAGTTTCTGTGGGGTCAGGGAAGAGGGGACATCAGAGACTAggtggccatggggctggggacaTCCCGGGGACATCGGGGATGAGTGGCTATAGTGTTGGGGACATCCTGGGGACATCGGGGACTGGGTGACCCAGGGACCGGGGCTGCAGGACCACCCTGAGGGTGCGGGGACAGGTGTCTTTGGGGGTGAGGTGTCTGGGACCCTCCACTGCCCCCCACCCGAGGTTCCAGGTGAAGCTGCTACTGTCCCTTCTGATGTGTCCCCCcccagagaagctgctgctgccagcgCTGTCACCATCCCCGGTGCTGCGGGCCTGCagcgtccccgtccccccccaccGCTCCCCCATGCAGGCCTGGGTGGAATCACTGCGGCACCACGACGATGAACGCCGGGGCCTGACCGACCTCCACCCCGGTGTCTTCGCTGTCAGGcccaggtggggctgggggggctgctggggcatgGGGGGAGCCCTTGGGGACGTGGGGGCCCCCCGAATGTGTGTGCGGGGGTGTCCCTTGGTTGAGTGTCCCCTGTCTCCTGCAGGCTCGACATCCTGCACATGGTGGCGATGTGGCAGAAGAATTTTAAGAGGATTGTGAGTTGGAGGGGGGGATGCACATTTGAGCGGGAGGCAGGGGAAGgattgggggggcagggggagatttgGAGGGgacagaaggagggagagggaagagggaggCTTGGGGGGGGCTaagggagggtctggggggggcaggagaagggaaggggaggtCGGGTGGCAGAGCggggctctggggaggggaagggagatttgggggggtcaGAGAGGGAGttgaggaggaaagaggaggttgaggagggtctgggggggcacagaggggtctggggggcagaggggtggtctggggaggaaagaggaggttgaggagggtttgggggggcacagaggggtctggggggcagaggggtggtctggggaggaaagaggaggttgaggagggtttgggggggcacagggcagcagcCTGTCACCTTGCCACGGAGGAGGCAGCTGGGACCAGAATTCCGGGGTCCCCTCCCTGTAGGGGCGGGTGGTGGTTTGTGGGGCTCCCGAGGGGCCTGTCcccgtgtgtgtatgtgtgtcccCAACTGTCCCGGTgtgtccccccggccccccccagagCTACGCCAAGGTGAAGACGCGTGCGGAGGTGCGGGGGGGCGGCAGGAAGCCGTGGCCGCAGAAGGGATCGGGCCGGGCCCGGCACGGCAGCATCCGCTCGCCCCTGTGGCGCGGGGGTGAGTGGCTGGGGGACCCCCAGACGTGGTGGGGGGACTATGGCCGAgtttggggggtggggacacGCTGAGCCAGGACCCCCCTCACAGGGGGAATCGCCCACGGGCCGCGGGGTCCCACCAGCTACTACTACATGCTGCCCATGAAGGTGCgggtgctggggctgaaggtggCTCTGACGGTGAAGCTCATGCAGGTACGAGGTCTTCAGTGTTTTGGGTGGGCtcctgggggggttggggatACTGTaagggcccccccctccccatttcatCAACAATGTCCCCCACCTCCTTACAGGATGATCTGCACATCGTCGACAACCTAGAGATCCCCACCGCCGACCCCCAGTATCTGCTGGACCTGGCACAGTACCGGCACTGGGGCCGCTCTGTCCTCATCGTGGATGTGTGAGTACAGGCAGCGTaggcagccccagggacaggcagcactgctgggggGTTCCAGGGGGGTgcatgacccccccccccccccccccccccaaaaaaaacaaatttcaccCATTTCTCCCCAGCAACGAGATGCCAGAGAACATCGAAACCGCGGCAGCCGGCCTGAAAACCATCAACCTGATCCCAGCGATAGGTGAGAGCCCTGTGGTGGCTTGGCCCCCCCCCAAACCTGttggggaccccccaaaacctgccGGGGACCCTCCCAACGCCCCCCCCCGGTGCCTCCGCAGGTCTCAACGTGCACAGCATGCTGAAGCACAGGACGCTGGTGCTCACGCTGGACACCGTCACCTTCCTGGAGAAGAAGCTGCTGTGGCATGACACCCGTTACTCACCACTCTACCCCTTCTCCATGCCCTACAGCGACttcccctgaccccccccgggcagggTGAGACCCCACTGGGCAAGATCTGGACCCCCCCAGGCAGGatccagcccccccccagggcaggatctggcccccATCCCTCGGGAGGGGTTTTTGGGGCATCGCCACGTGCTGCCGTGGCCATTAAAGGGACGTTTCTCCcagctgttgcttttctttgtgctggggggggtgtgtgtgtgtttgctcccACCTCCCTTTGCAGCCCCCCCCCCATATTTGTGATCTCTTTCCAGCCCTCGTATTTGTGGCCCCTTTGCAGCCCCTTTCCAGCCCCCCCCATATTTATGGCCCCTTTGCAGCCCCTTTCCAGCCCCCCCATATTTCTGACCCCTTTTTTGCCCCCCCCATATTTGTGACCCCTTTCCAGCCTCCCACATATTTGCAGCCCCTTTCCAGCCCCCCCCCATATTTATGGCCCCTTTGCAGCTCCTTTCCAGCCCCCCCATATTTCCAGTCACCCCATATTTGCAGCCCCTTTCCAGCCCCCCCATATTTATGGCCCCTTTGCAGCTCCTTTCCAACCCCCTCATATTTCCAGCCCCCCCATTTCTGACCCCTTTCCTGCCCCCTTATATTTGCAGCCCCTttccaggccccccccccccatatttaCAGCTCTCCCATATTTATGGCCCCCATATCTGTGGCCCCTTTGCAGCCCCCCCATATTTGTGACCCCTTTCCAGCCCCCCCATATTTGCAGTAGTAGGGGGCTGCTGTGTGGAATCCGTGTCTGTGGGTGGCTGGGATTTTTGGGGCCACCGTGGCAGGGGGGTATGttgggtgtgtgtgtccccccaaaccACAGCACAAAGCCTGGCCCCCCCCGCCGGAACTgctgcctccctctcctccccccaaCACGTGGATCCAGCTGCCCTCGGTGTGTTTGGTGGCAGCTTTTCTCACCGTGGTCTCGGGGTGTCACCAGAGAGGCAGAAGAAGGAGGTTCTGGCCTTTTTGCCCCCCACCACGGCCCCCCCCGCAACCCCTCACATCCAGGGAAGGCGGCGGCCGCTTGCAGAGGAAATGTTGTAAGAGCCTTTTCCTCGCTGGCCAGTGGCACCGCCGCAGCGCGGGAGGATGGATCCCTGCCAGagctggggtggggtggtggtctTGTTCTGCTTCCTCCTGCCAAGAGGTGAGTTTTGGGgcgtccccccccggccctgcccttCCCAGGCTTGGCCGAGGGGGAAACTGGGGGACGCTGGGACCCTCCTGCTGTGGTGGGTGGGTCCCACGTGTGGGGTTCCGGAAGGTGACGCggtgggagaggctgagggaggtTTAGAGGATCCCACGGGACGGCCCAAGGCGGTGGAAGAACCTGGGGGTGGTTTAGGGGATCCCAAGGGGGGTCCCGGTgcccgcccacccccccccccccagccgaTGCAGGTTTTGGGGTACAGTGGGGGTGGGCACGGCCCGGCGGATGCGGACGTGGGAACGGTTGTTTTTCTTGACCATATCTGGGGCAGGGCCTGGTTAACAGATACCAGATCCCCTTCCGGTGCCGTTTTGGGGGAGTCACACCTAGTACCGGGACCCCAACCGGGTCCTGCTGTAACGGGGTGCCCTCCCCCAGCGCACCCCGGGCCTTGCCGGGTGTCCATCTCCCCTGAGGAACCGACGGTGGAGTTTGGCACCTCCATCCTCTTCAACTGCACCAGTTCTTGCCATAACTACAGCCGGCTGGACTGGGAGGTCTCTGTCACCAAGTTGGGGGCGCAGGGACCCGGCTGGGTGTCCCTTGACATCCCCAATGTCACCGACTGGCGCTTGGAGCTCCGCTGCTTCGGCGTTTATGGGCAGTATCGGAatgtcaccaccaccaccctccacGCTTACCGTAAGGATTGCGGCACGGCGGGGACGGctgtggcggcggggggggattGTGGGATTCCCAGCACCCTCCCGCTCCCCTTGTCCTTCCCCGCAGGGTTGGGGTCCCCCCAAATTAAACTGGAGGGTGACGCAGTGGCTGGCAAAGAGGCACGTGTCACCTGCACCGTGGATGCCCAGGTGGCCCCGCCTGACCCCCCAAATCTCCTTCTGACGCTGTGGGGTGGGAggctcccccccagcacccacccgggTCCCTCCATGGGGCTGAGTTTCACGGCGCAGGCGGAGCAGCACGGCCAGGAGGTGACGTGTGAGGCCACGTTACAGCTCAGGCACCGTACGGTCAACGCCAGCGCCGCGACGTCGCTGCAAGTCTGGGGTGAGTTGGGGGACAcggcaggggctggggagggggcaaaCAGCTTTGGGTGACACCTCCCTGTCCGTTTTCCCCCCAACTTCTTCAGCTGCCCCCTACGACGTCCGGGTGTGGGCACCACGCACTGTCTTCGCCGCCGGTGACAACCTGACGGTGACGTGCCGGGCAGAGGGGAACCCCCCGCCGCAGCTGCGCTGGGACCTGCCCACCAACGCCAGCTGGGAGCTGCGGGACGGCGGCGCCACCGTCACCGTCGCAGCCGCCCTCCGGGAGCACGGCGGCACCTACCGCTGCCTGGCCGAGAACCCCTACGGCACCGGCACTGCCAGCATCAACCTCCTCTTCCAAGGTCAGGGGGTGCCCACGGTGgcacccgggcccgcgccgggGCCTGGGGTCACGCTGAGGGCTCGGCACGGCGCGCTGGCGGCGGCAACACCCCACTCAGCACCGTCCTCTCCCCGCAGGATCCTCCCGCAGCCCCGTGGTCCCGGTGGCCGTGGCCTTGGCCGTGGTCACTGTACTGGCCGCTCTCGCCGTTTTGTGGTGGTTTTACCGTTCCCGAGGCTGGAATCTGTTGCCAGCTGGATCCCAGCCCGGCTAATCCTGCCCGGCCGGGCTGGATGTGGGAGCAAAGAATGATTCTTCTCTGTTTCGCCATGTGTTTTTCCCACTTTGCCCTGGTTTGCTGACACGGTGCGGGCGGCGCATGGGGCGCTGGTTCCAAGCATCGCTTCTGGCACAGATTTGTCTCCGAGGGGGAAATCCTGGGACAGGTCTGGGCACAGCTAGAATGAGGCCGTTTCCTGGCACTCACGTGGCTGAGCGTTAATGATCTGCCCTCATTAGCAGAAGGGCAGAGGGACTTCAAGGGGGACGCTATGAGGCCTGCCTTTGCCTCAGCCTGTCCTGATGGGtttggagctggcagggagcaTGCAGTGGGGCTTGGAGCTCACGACGAGTGTGCAGTGGGGGCTTGGAGCTCACAGCGAGCGTGTGATGGTGCTTGGAGCTCACGACGAGTGTGCAGTGGGGCTTGGAGCTTGCAGTGAGCATGTGATGGCGCTTGGAGCTCACAACGAGCACAGTGGGGGCTTGGAGTTGGCAGAGAGCGTGCGATGGGGCTTGGAGCTCACAGTGAGTGTGCAGTAGGGGACTGGAGCTCACAGTGAGTGTGCAGTAGGGGACTGGAGCTCACAGTGAGTGTGCAGTAGGGGACTGGAGCTCACAACGAGTGTGCAGTAGGGGACTGGAGCTCACAACGAGTGTGCAGTGGAGCTGGAGCTCACAACGAGTGTGCAGTGGAGCTGGAGCTCACAACGAGTGTGCAGTGGAGCTGGAGCTCACAACGAGTGTGCAGTGGAGCTGGAGCTCACAACGAGTGTGCAGTGGAGCTGGAGCTCACAACGAGTGTGCAGTGGAGCTGGAGCTCACAACGAGTGTGCAGTGGAGCTGGAGCTCACAACGAGTGTGCAGTGGAGCTGGAGCTCACAACGAGTGTGCAGTGGAGCTGGAGCTCACAACGAGTGTGCAGTGGAGCTGGAGCTCACAACGAGTGTGCAGTGGAGCTGGAGCTCACAACGAGTGTGCAGTGGAGCTGGAGCTCACAACGAGTGTGCAGTGGAGCTGGAGCTCACAACGAGTGTGCAGTGGAGCTGGAGCTCACAACGAGTGTGCAGTGGAGCTGGAGCTCACAACGAGTGTGCAGTGGAGCTGGAGCTCACAACAAGAGTGCACTGGGGCTGGGAGCTCGCAGGAAGCGTGCCagggcggctgctgctgctgcggggccAGGGCAGGATTTGACCCCTGGCACAGGGAACCGGGACTGGGCTGGGAGGAAGCGCTGGGGGCTGAGGGCACGTGTGGCCTCGACACGGGCcggtgggggggcaggggcagcccccagcagggcTCCATGGCTGGATGTGGCTCCCGGCCCGTTCCTGTCGGGTGCCGGGGGGGTGCCGGTGTTTGGCCAGATCCTGCGCCAGCGAGGTCACATCCTGCGCCAGGGAGGCCACATCCTGCTCTCGGGGGAGGCTGGATCCTGCCTAGGGACCGTGTCCCGCCAGCTCAGCGCTGGTGGCTGTGTCAGGaccctccctgctccctgtgaCCCGCTGTGACTGGTGGCatcagcacccccagccctgccaatCTGTCCCAAACCCCCCTCTCCGTGTCCCCATCTCCACAGTGCATCCCCATCTGTCCCCTGcgtccccccatccctcccaacccacccccatgtcccctgtgtccctcCCAATCCACCtctgtccccccatgtccctgtccccccatcCTGCCAACCcaccatgtccccaatgtccctgtccccattGTCCTTCCCAATCCATCTCCTGTCTCCCACGTCCCCAATGTCCCTGTCCCCAATATttgtgtccccaatgtccctccCAATCCACCTCTGTCCCCGCCATGTCCACATCCCCAGTGcccctgtccccctgtccctgccactccatccctgtgtcccccatgtccccgtCCCCTGTGGCCCTGTCATGCCAGTCCTGCCCTGTCCCCGCCCCCCCCGTCCCACTGAGCCACCaggagggcaggagctgccctttGCTCACCGTAGTGTGCTGTGGCCTCCAACCCCTGGTGAGCGCCGGGCCCGGTGAAGGTCACCGGAGAGATAAGTTTCCTGCTGGCAGATGGACCAAGGCCTGCGGGCGGCGGGAGCTGCCCGGTG is a genomic window containing:
- the MRPL4 gene encoding large ribosomal subunit protein uL4m, which encodes MIRAGGPGLAAAVRAWARGRPGAAGVSSVPAAPPAAPEPRREKLLLPALSPSPVLRACSVPVPPHRSPMQAWVESLRHHDDERRGLTDLHPGVFAVRPRLDILHMVAMWQKNFKRISYAKVKTRAEVRGGGRKPWPQKGSGRARHGSIRSPLWRGGGIAHGPRGPTSYYYMLPMKVRVLGLKVALTVKLMQDDLHIVDNLEIPTADPQYLLDLAQYRHWGRSVLIVDVNEMPENIETAAAGLKTINLIPAIGLNVHSMLKHRTLVLTLDTVTFLEKKLLWHDTRYSPLYPFSMPYSDFP
- the LOC141972139 gene encoding Schwann cell myelin protein-like isoform X1, with translation MQVLGYSGGGHGPADADVGTVVFLDHIWGRAWLTDTRSPSGAVLGESHLVPGPQPGPAVTGCPPPAHPGPCRVSISPEEPTVEFGTSILFNCTSSCHNYSRLDWEVSVTKLGAQGPGWVSLDIPNVTDWRLELRCFGVYGQYRNVTTTTLHAYRLGSPQIKLEGDAVAGKEARVTCTVDAQVAPPDPPNLLLTLWGGRLPPSTHPGPSMGLSFTAQAEQHGQEVTCEATLQLRHRTVNASAATSLQVWAAPYDVRVWAPRTVFAAGDNLTVTCRAEGNPPPQLRWDLPTNASWELRDGGATVTVAAALREHGGTYRCLAENPYGTGTASINLLFQGSSRSPVVPVAVALAVVTVLAALAVLWWFYRSRGWNLLPAGSQPG
- the LOC141972139 gene encoding vascular cell adhesion protein 1-like isoform X2 → MDPCQSWGGVVVLFCFLLPRAHPGPCRVSISPEEPTVEFGTSILFNCTSSCHNYSRLDWEVSVTKLGAQGPGWVSLDIPNVTDWRLELRCFGVYGQYRNVTTTTLHAYRLGSPQIKLEGDAVAGKEARVTCTVDAQVAPPDPPNLLLTLWGGRLPPSTHPGPSMGLSFTAQAEQHGQEVTCEATLQLRHRTVNASAATSLQVWAAPYDVRVWAPRTVFAAGDNLTVTCRAEGNPPPQLRWDLPTNASWELRDGGATVTVAAALREHGGTYRCLAENPYGTGTASINLLFQGSSRSPVVPVAVALAVVTVLAALAVLWWFYRSRGWNLLPAGSQPG